In Nostoc edaphicum CCNP1411, the sequence TGCAGTAACTACACTGATTAAAGCACTCGTAAGTGGGAACGATTGTATAAGCAGGGCTATAAGTGACAAGATGAGAATTATTAATTGGCATAAGCAGAATAAATTTGCTCTTAGTAAGCAGCCCCAGATTTATTTTAAGGTCTGGAGACACTGACTACAAACCTTTAATTATTAACGCCCACTTATTTATTAGAAAAACAAGAACTATTTTGCTTTGTAAATTTCTGGTAACTGCCACCAAGGAATATGAGGATATTCGTGATGCTCCTCGTGGTAGCCGAAATGATAGCACGTAATAAATGACCACCAAATTGGACGGTTAATCGTTTGGGCACAATGAGGATGAATATAACCTCCAATAGGTTCACTATGTGGGAGGAAAGTACCAAAATAAAATAATTGCAATGAACTTAAAAGCGAAGGCAACACCCAAAAGTAACTTAGATTATCACTGGGTATATGAAGTATATATTTAGCAAAGTTATAAATCAGGGTTAGGGCAATTATTTGTCCCCAACTCCAGTAACCTTTCATAAAATATAAATACCAAGCAAAGAAGTTTTTGTAGTTACCATTATGAAAATCTGGATCTATTTGAGTTGCTGGATTGTGGTGGTGTAACCAATGCTTTTTCAATAATTTTTTATATGGTAAAAGTCCATAAAAAGATAAAGTTAATGTCCCAATAATATGATTAATTTTGCTGTTCTGAGGAAACACTACCCCGTGCATAGCATCATGAGATGTAATAAATAATCCTGTATATAAAAATGTTTGCCAAAGTATGCTGGGAACTAGCATCCAAAATTGTAATTTTGAGATGTCAAGGGAGAGTAATAAACTCAGACTAATTACCCATACGCTAACAATGACAATAGCAATGAAAAGCCCTTTAAACTGAGATTTGCTTTTCACTACTGGGGTCAGCTTTGATTGATGACTGGGTGGTTGTTCAACTTGAATCACGCTTTTACTCCGCCTAGTATTCAGGTGAAAATTCCTAAAATATAGTCACCACAAAAAGCACTAACCACCAGCCAGAAAACTCTATTAGTGGTCAGTGTCTTGAATTGGATAGTGCCAATACTTTAAAATGTTTATAAATATTAAGATACTTTAACTATTATTACACATACAACCGCTAAACCAACAACTGTTTTTGGTTTAGAGGTTAGTTTGTGTAAGTCCTAATACTTATAGATGTAGTGACTAAAGTAACTAGTGTTTTGAGTATGGGACTTTCTAAACAGCCAAATCCTGCGAAAAAGACGGTAACATAATTTGCGCGAAGAGGAAGAGATGAAGTTGAGTAATTCCCGCATGACGCCGTAGCCGTTGAGATCCTGAGCTAATGTAAGCTAGAAGCTGAATTATCGCCAAGTGATCGCTCCAAAGTTCAGACTATAGGACTCATATTTTCAAAAATCAAATATGAGTCCTATAAGAATTAAATCCCAACTCTAAAGCATTACTATCTTTGACAAGGATTAGATTTTTAAAATTCTCAGAAAATACTTTGAAATTAGCTCAATAGTATTTCAGATGCCAAAAAAATCTAACAAAAGTTAGAGGTTTTATGACTCGCACTCGCGTTTAGTCACATAGTGGCGGTAACGAAACATCGCTTCCAGTTGCGCTTGCACTAGCCAACCACTGACAAATTCAACTGTTCCTCCACCAGGCATAGAGAAGGAAATAGCATCAGTTAATCTGGTTTTGCCATTTTCTGGTTCAAATTCATGTCGATGTACCCAATACTCGAAAGGGCCAGATATTTGTTCGTCGGTAAACAGGCGATATTGTTCACATTCAGTATGACGCGCTAACCAAGTTAAGGGTAATGGGCCGAGAAACAAGCGAAATTCGGTGATAGCGCCTACGTTCAGCCCTCCTTCACGACGAACCACTTGGACTGGCTGCCAAGGTGGATTCAACAGTTGCAAAATATCTGGCCTTTCGTGAAATTTCCAAACTACTTCTGGTGAGGCGTTAATGATTGAGGAATGTTTAAAGTGCAGCATGGAAAGAAAAACCTAAAATTCAACTTTCGGATTCGGTATCAATTTCGATATCTAGGGTATCTTCATCAACCCGCACATACAAAATATTTGGGTTACAACAAACTTGACAATCTTCAACGTAAGATTGCTGTCCTCCAGCACTCAAATCAATAAAAGTTAAGTTCGGTTCGCCGCAATAGGCGCAGTAATACTCAGCTGTGTTTTGCATCAAGTTTTCAGCTATGAATTCAATGGCTGTAATTCTTTTGGGGATGGATTGATATAACTTTTAGCATCAGCCAAATGCTTTAGTAGTGTAGACTGTGGCAGAGGCCCTTGCAAGTGGCTCCAGGGTAATACTTGTTCTGTTGACCATTCGGCGTGGACATAAAAATCTAAGTCGGGGATTTGTCCTTTGAGTTGCTTGAAAGCACGTTTGTAGCTACCCAAGGAATCGCCAAAGTCACGAGTAAGTTCAAGAAGTTGGGAGAGTCTGCGATCGCCTCTCGATAACAAAGCCTGTATAATCGACCAATTATAGCTTTCTGGGCGAAATTCTATCCCCTGTGGTTTTAGCTGTTTTTGCAAAAACTGCAACCGCTTTTCTGCTTGGCGATTTACCCCAAACCATTGAAACGGCGTATGTGCTTTGGGTACAAAGGTGCTGCATCCGTATGTTAAGCGCAATCCCGGTGCAGCTTTTTTGATATTACGCATCATCACTATGGTTTGTTCTAAATCTTCTGCCTCTTCACCAGGAATTCCTGCCATTCCGTAGAGTTTCAAGCTTTTTAATCCGCCAGCTTTGGCATTTATCGCTGCTTGAATAATTTCGTCGTTATGCAGCTTTTTATTGACGATTTGGCGGATTTTCTCAGAACCACTCTCTACTGCAATGGTAAGCGATCGCGTGTCTCGTTTCGTCAAAGTTTCGGCTAACTGGACTGTTACAGTATTAGTTCGCACTGAGGCAATACTTAGACGAACATCATCATACTTTGGCTGACTAATATAATCTAGCAAAGTCTCAAATTCTGGATGCTGAGTGACTGAAGCCCCTAATAATCCTAGCCGATTTGTGACTTCTAAACCTTTTGCGATCGCTGGAATTAATGAATCTTCCAGACTGGCTGTTCTAAAAGGCAGTGTGAGATAACTCGCCAAACAAAAGCGGCACATTTCTGGACAACTTCTCACCACTTCCACCATGTAGATATTTTCCCATGCGGCTTTTTCAGTGACTACAGTCGATGCCGATAGAGTATTTCCCCGATAAGTTTGCTTTTGCACCACTGCGGGAGTTTCGGGAGAAATCGGTTTAATTGACTTTACTTCACCATCTCTTGTGTGATATTCCACCTCATATAAACTGGGTACATAAATTCCTGGTATTTGTGCAAGTCTTTTTAGTTGAGTTTGTCTTGAGGCATTTCTGACTTCTTTGTAAGCCTCAATAAAATTCCCTAACAGGGTTTCGCCATCCCCCAGTAAAACGACATCAAAAAAATCTGCAAAAGGTTCGGGGTTAGCCGTGAGAACGGGGCCACCACCAAAAATTATCGGATGAGAATCATCACGAGAGGTTGCCCGAATGGGAATTTCTAAAGATTCCAGCAAATTTAAAATATTCACATAATCCAGTTCCCACGAAATCGAAAATCCCACAATTTCCGGCCTTCTGGGAAGTTGTTCGTGAATATCGGTAAATAGGCGACTCACCTGCACATCATCACGCATTGCAAAAGTTGCCCACACTACTTGATAACCAAGGCTAGTTATACCTACGCTGTACTCGTTGGGAAAGGCGAAGATTATGGGGATAGCGTTGGTGTCTGGGGTGGTGGGTGTAAATAGAAGGCGTTCAGAGTCAAATACAGATGATGTCACAGGTGTTTTTTAGAGGCAAGTTTATCTATATTTAATTTTAAGCCATAGAATAATTAAGTTAAAAATCAATGTTACGGCGTTAGCAAGAATAATAGGCAAGGATTGTAAATAAATTCCATAGATTAGCCACAAAAAAATACCAGTTATGAATGTAATCAACGTCACCAAAGAAACATCTTTAGCTGATTTTGTTTGCCAAGTTTTAAACATCTGTGGCAAAAAAGAAATTGTGGTTATTGTGGCGGCAGCTAATCCTAGAACTGTCAGAAAATCCATATTTAATTATTTTAATTATTTATATCAAGTTGCCATATCATACATCAGCGATCGCCCTTGCCTGCTTAACGCAACGCTATACTAGACATTTTACACTGTTGAGCGATCGCTACAACAGCTTAACAACAAGATTAGCGACTTATTGAATAAGTCGCTAATCTAAAAATGTATCACGGTCTTAGCAAGAATAATCGGTGAAAATTGTAATTTATGTATATTAACCACCAAAAAAGACCGATTATAAATGCAATTAGCATGACAAAATAAAATTCATTAAAGGATATGTGATAAACACTAGCAAAATCGATGAATTAATTCTTCACGAGACAACTGCAACAGTAAAGGCGTAAACTCTTCTGGCGCTAACGATAATAAAGGTTCAATAATTGCTTGAAGCTCATTATCTATTTCACCAAAGCGAACTTTGAGCAAGTTTTCCACTACTAAGCGTTCTCCCTGCTGAATTCCTGTTTGGAGTCCTGTTTGGAGTCCCCGTTGTTCTCCTTCTTGTATCGCCTGTTCTCGGTCTTGTTGGTAAAGTGGTGCTAATCGCATAAGTAATTCCCTATCTTCCTCGTCTTGATTTTGAGTGACTTGTAAGTTTTGTTGCAAGTTGTACAGCAATTCTAACGCTGCTTTTCGGAAAGGATTATCAGGAGTAAGTGCTTCTAGTTCGTCAATTGCTTGCTTTTGAACGTTTCCCTTACCGATGATTCTCAGCCATAAGGTTTCTGAGATAGATGGCAACTGATGAATTGTTACTATCGCGGTACGCAAATATTCTGGCATGAAGTATATTCCAGGCAGGTAGTCATCTTTTGGGTTAGCACCAAATCCTGATAAGAGTTGCGCTGATGCTGTGGGGGTAAGAATCCATAATTTTGGTAAATCAGATTCTAGAATACGAGTTTTATTCCGATTTGCTTGTCGTTGTAAATCACCACGCACCTCTAATAATTTTAAGAGACAATCGCAAATTTCTGTAGCTGAGGCTGCGTTACGAAAGGGTTCAAGTAGAGAAGGGGTAGTGACAATTTGACCTAATAATCCGAGTGTTCTTGGTATGTCTCTTGGTTGTGGTTTGGGAATGAAATAAACATCAATCTGTCTAACTTCTCCTGCGACTCGTCTAGCTGCTTGGATTTCGCCGTAAGGAGTGAGTAATTGTTCGAGGTAGTCTTTGGCAAATTGGTCATGGATGAATCTAGTCATGTTGGTAGTTTGGTGATGCAAACCAGTTTATTTACGATTGTCTGACGATTTTTTGAGATAAGAATTAGCCCAAGCATATCGTTGAGAATCTTTTTTAAGTAAATATTCTGCTGCTTCATGTCGTTTATTTTCATCTTTTGTACTCCTGACTACTCGTTTTCTATCATCATCTATATCTTCAGGTTTGGCACCGCGTTTAATTGCTTGTTCATACCAATAATCTCCTTTTGGATAGTCACTTTTGTCATAACATATAGCACCCATTAAGGTATAAGGTTGATGACTATCAGGTTGATACTCCATAGCTTTTTTCGCGCAAATCTCTGCATCACCTAAGTGATCCATATCTCTGAATGCTGCGCCTCTAGTAACTGAAATTGCTGACTTTAGCTTGCTTTCTCTGATTTGGCTCAAGTCTAAGTTAGTAAGTTTTAATGCCTGTTCAGGTTCATCTGCTTTGCGCCAATAACTACTGGCGGTGGGAATATCCCATTTATTTCCAGTGCGGTGAAATTCCTGCTCATAAAACTCTGCTTCTAGCCTGTAATACGCAAGAGCACTTTTTCCGCCAGGAGATAATAGTTCCTCTTCTATAAGCTGCAAAACTAACTTAGGATCTAGCCGTTCTTTTTTCTCTAATTTGACCATGATCGCGTAAAATGGCTCTAGCGGAAGTGAAGGATCTATCAATCCATATTTTCTCTTGAGAATAGCGAAGTGCTTTTGTTGAGCGAGAATAATAATATCTTCACGTCTATTATTTTGTAGCCAATCAATTTCTGATTCATTAAGTAGTTCTCCTAAATCGATCTTAGATTTTAGGGTAGAGGCGTATTTTTCATTTGCAATTTCTATAATCTTAGTCAGCTTGCGTTTTTTGAGAAAATTAATATCCTGTTCACCTAGCTGATTGGACAACTCAAGCCTTTTGATAATTTTATACAGGTGACTCTTAGGCGATGAATCCTCATAATGAGTTACTTTATACTTCACTCTCAAGGCAGCAAATTCTCGTGTTTCTTTCAGTTCTTGAGCAATGGCAATTGTTTCATTAAGTCCTTGCTGTTCCAAC encodes:
- a CDS encoding B12-binding domain-containing radical SAM protein, whose translation is MTSSVFDSERLLFTPTTPDTNAIPIIFAFPNEYSVGITSLGYQVVWATFAMRDDVQVSRLFTDIHEQLPRRPEIVGFSISWELDYVNILNLLESLEIPIRATSRDDSHPIIFGGGPVLTANPEPFADFFDVVLLGDGETLLGNFIEAYKEVRNASRQTQLKRLAQIPGIYVPSLYEVEYHTRDGEVKSIKPISPETPAVVQKQTYRGNTLSASTVVTEKAAWENIYMVEVVRSCPEMCRFCLASYLTLPFRTASLEDSLIPAIAKGLEVTNRLGLLGASVTQHPEFETLLDYISQPKYDDVRLSIASVRTNTVTVQLAETLTKRDTRSLTIAVESGSEKIRQIVNKKLHNDEIIQAAINAKAGGLKSLKLYGMAGIPGEEAEDLEQTIVMMRNIKKAAPGLRLTYGCSTFVPKAHTPFQWFGVNRQAEKRLQFLQKQLKPQGIEFRPESYNWSIIQALLSRGDRRLSQLLELTRDFGDSLGSYKRAFKQLKGQIPDLDFYVHAEWSTEQVLPWSHLQGPLPQSTLLKHLADAKSYINPSPKELQPLNS
- the crtW gene encoding beta-carotene ketolase CrtW; amino-acid sequence: MIQVEQPPSHQSKLTPVVKSKSQFKGLFIAIVIVSVWVISLSLLLSLDISKLQFWMLVPSILWQTFLYTGLFITSHDAMHGVVFPQNSKINHIIGTLTLSFYGLLPYKKLLKKHWLHHHNPATQIDPDFHNGNYKNFFAWYLYFMKGYWSWGQIIALTLIYNFAKYILHIPSDNLSYFWVLPSLLSSLQLFYFGTFLPHSEPIGGYIHPHCAQTINRPIWWSFITCYHFGYHEEHHEYPHIPWWQLPEIYKAK
- a CDS encoding SRPBCC family protein; translated protein: MLHFKHSSIINASPEVVWKFHERPDILQLLNPPWQPVQVVRREGGLNVGAITEFRLFLGPLPLTWLARHTECEQYRLFTDEQISGPFEYWVHRHEFEPENGKTRLTDAISFSMPGGGTVEFVSGWLVQAQLEAMFRYRHYVTKRECES
- a CDS encoding SemiSWEET transporter — protein: MDFLTVLGLAAATITTISFLPQMFKTWQTKSAKDVSLVTLITFITGIFLWLIYGIYLQSLPIILANAVTLIFNLIILWLKIKYR
- a CDS encoding CPXCG motif-containing cysteine-rich protein, yielding MQNTAEYYCAYCGEPNLTFIDLSAGGQQSYVEDCQVCCNPNILYVRVDEDTLDIEIDTESES